GCGAGATTCCGGAGGGGGCGAGATCCCGGCAGCACACGGCTGCCGGGCCGCCCCGTGCCCACCACCGCCCCGGAGATGGCTCTTGGTCTCGACGTGCTCACTCGACGGATCGGCCTCGCGGTCGCCGCCGTGCTCTGCCTTGGCGTCGCTGGCTGCGCCAGCGACGCGCCCGAGGCGGACCCGGTGATCGCCGTCGTCGACGGCCTGGAGATGACGGCCGACGACTACCTCCGCTCGTACATCGACTACCTCGTCACGACCGGCCAGAACGACACGGAGGCGCTCCGCCAGCGGCACTTCGAGGCGCTCGTCGACGCCTACCTCCTCGGGGCCGAGGCCGAGCGGCGCGGGCTGGCGGCCGACAGCGCCCTCGACGCCGCGTCAGCGCTCGCGCGGCGGCGGCTGGTGGGCGCGCGCTACTACGAGGCGTCCGTCCTCGACACGCTCGCGGCCCCGGCCGAGGCCGACGTGCGCCGGGCCTACCAGCTCGGAACGGAGCAGCGGGTCGTCCGCCAGCTCTACTTCACCGACGCCGACTCGGCGCAGGCGGCCTATGCCCGTCTCCAGGCCGGCCGGCCGTTCCTGGAGGAGGCGTGGGACCTCTACGGCACGCGCGACTCGACGGCCGGCTCGCTCGGCGCCGTCAGCTACTGGCAGGTCGACGACGCGTTCGCCGAGGCGGCCTTCGGCACGCCCGTCGGTGAGGTCACGCCGCCGGTCCGGTCCCGCCTCGGGTATCACATCATCAAGGTCGAGGACCGGCTCCGCAACCCGGTGCTGAGCGAGGACGAGTTCGCGCGCCGTCGGAAGGGCGTCGAGAGCCAACTCCGCCTGCGCCGCCGCCGCCTCGAAGGCGACTCGTTCGTCCGCGACTTTATGGGCCGCCGGAACGTGGCCGTCAACGGCCCGGCGCTCCGCGCGCTCCAGCAGGCCGTGGCTGAGTTGGAAGGGGACCCGCCACCGGACGCGCAGCAGGGCGGGGGAGAAGCCTTCACGCCCGGCGAGATCCACGTCTTGACAGAGGCGCTCCAGCCTCAGACTCCGCTCGCGACGTTCGACCTCGGCGGCCGGCAGCGCGTGTTCACGGTCGAGGATTACCTGTTCTGGCTCGACGTGCTCCCGTTCTCCGAGGCCCGCAACCGGACCGGCGCGTCCCTCGGCCGGGCCCTCCGCAACGAGGCGCTCGCGCAGGCCGGCGAGGCCGCCGGCGTCGCCGACGAGCCGGAGGTCCGCCACGAGCTGGCTCGGATGGACCGGCTCCGCCTCGCCGACGCCCTCCGCGCCCGCCTCCGCGCCGACTCGTCCGCCGCCGACCGCGCCCGCCTCGGTCAGGTCGCCGACCGGCTCGCGCTCGACCCGCGCCAGACCGTCGCCGACTTCTGGGTCGTCTCGTTCGAGAGCCGCGCCGAGGCGGAGGGCGCGCTCGCGGCGCTCCGGGCGTCGCCCGCCAGCGCGGAGGCTCGCCCCGGCTTCGAGCGCTTCGAGCGGCAGCCGCTGGCGGAAGCCCGCGACCTCGCGGCGGCCGTCCGCTCGGCGCCGCTCGGCGAGCCCGTGCTGGCGGCCACCGGCGACGGCCGGTGGGTCGTGCTCCGCGTGGCCGACCGGGCCGTCGAGGCCACCGGCGACGCGGCCGACGCCCTCGCCCCGTTCGCCGCCGAGGCGGGCCTCATTGAGCGGCTCCGTGCCGAGCGGCCCATCGAGATCCACGAGGAGGCGCTCGCCGCCGTCCTCCGCCCGCCGCCGGTCCCCACCGCACCGCGCTGACCCATGCTCCGCTCTCTCGCGCTCGTCCTCCTCTTCGCCGCGCCCGTGCTCGCCCAGGGCGACGGCTTCTTCCGCGCGAGCGACGGCCAGATCCTCGACGGGTCCGGCGAGCCCGTCGTGATTCGCGGCGTCGGGCTGGGCGGGTGGCTCGTGCCCGAGGGCTACATGCTCCACATCAGCGCGCCCGACGGTGGGTCGCCGCGCTCGATCCGCGCCCAGATCGTCGACCTCATCGGCGAGGACGGGGCCGACGAGTTCTTCGAGGTCTACCGCGCCAACTACGTCGAGCAGAAGGACATCGACCAGATCGCGGCGTGGGGCTACGACCACGTCCGCCTGCCCTTCCACTACCTCGACTTCTGGGATCCCGAGACGGAGACGATCCGCGAGGAGGGCTTCCAGATCGTCGACGATCTCTTGGCGTGGTGCCGGCCGCACGGGCTCGAGGTGGTCCTCGACATGCATGCCGCGCCGGGGGCCCAGAACGCCGGC
This sequence is a window from Rubrivirga marina. Protein-coding genes within it:
- a CDS encoding peptidylprolyl isomerase — translated: MPTTAPEMALGLDVLTRRIGLAVAAVLCLGVAGCASDAPEADPVIAVVDGLEMTADDYLRSYIDYLVTTGQNDTEALRQRHFEALVDAYLLGAEAERRGLAADSALDAASALARRRLVGARYYEASVLDTLAAPAEADVRRAYQLGTEQRVVRQLYFTDADSAQAAYARLQAGRPFLEEAWDLYGTRDSTAGSLGAVSYWQVDDAFAEAAFGTPVGEVTPPVRSRLGYHIIKVEDRLRNPVLSEDEFARRRKGVESQLRLRRRRLEGDSFVRDFMGRRNVAVNGPALRALQQAVAELEGDPPPDAQQGGGEAFTPGEIHVLTEALQPQTPLATFDLGGRQRVFTVEDYLFWLDVLPFSEARNRTGASLGRALRNEALAQAGEAAGVADEPEVRHELARMDRLRLADALRARLRADSSAADRARLGQVADRLALDPRQTVADFWVVSFESRAEAEGALAALRASPASAEARPGFERFERQPLAEARDLAAAVRSAPLGEPVLAATGDGRWVVLRVADRAVEATGDAADALAPFAAEAGLIERLRAERPIEIHEEALAAVLRPPPVPTAPR